In Azospirillum humicireducens, the genomic stretch CCCGTTCAAGGCCTTCGCCGGTGTTTTCACGAACCTGTACGAACGATCGGATTTCTTTTTGGCTGGGATCGGAACAATGAATTTTCGATTCCGCCGAGGGATGCGGTTTAATCCTGACCGGAACGCAGACATGGCCGGCGACCGCACCGGCCCCGGCCTGCTCCGTCCAGAAGGGGAGTTTCAGAATGACCGTTCCGCCCAGCGATCAGGTGCAGCTCGTCGCCTATCTCGTCGCCAAGCCCGGACAGGAGCAGGCGCTGGCCGATGCCATCGCCGCCATCGTCCCGACCGTCCTGACGGAACCGGGCTGCCTCGCCTATTCCGCCCATGTCAGCCGCGAGCGGCCCGGCACCATCGTGATGTACGAGGTGTGGAAGGATCAGGCGGCACTCGACGCCCATGCGGCGGGCGCCGCCTTCACCGGCCTCGCAGCACGGTTCGACACGCTGCTGGGCGAGCCGCTGCGGATCGACCTGCTGCGCCGCATCGCCTGACCGGGGCCGGCAGGCTGGACGCTCCTCACCAGTCGGACGGGCAGGACTTGCAGCCGGTCATCAGCGCGTCCTGGAAGATCGCGAAACGGATCTTCGCTCCCTCCAGATTGGCGCCCGACAGGTTGGACAGGGACAGCTTCGCCTCCTGCAGATTGGCGCCTTCGAGGCTCGCGCCGGCGAGATTGATCTTGTCGGCGCGGATCGCCTCCAGGTTCGCCGCGGTCAGGTCGGTGCCGGTGAAGTCGGCGCCGGTGGCTCGGGCGAACTCCAGATTGGCGCCGCGCAGACGCGCGCCGGACAGCCGCGCCCCCTGCAGGAAGGCGGTGCGCAGGTCGGCACCGTCGAGAATGGCGCCCGACAAGTTGGCCCCGCGCAGGTCGGCGTTGCGCAGATCGGCCCGCATCAGATTGGCTCCGTGCAGATCGGCCCCCGCCAGCGCCAGCCCCCGCAGATTGCGGTGCCGCAGGTCGAGGTTGGGACAGGCGATGCGCGGGCCGAGCGTGCAGCCGTTCACGCTGGTGGCCCGCTCCTCCTCGCCGCCGCCGACCGGGCGGGCGGACGGATCGTCGGCTGCGTTCTCAAGCGCCGCGCTTTCCACCTCCGCGGAGATGGCCGAAGCGGCAGGCGCCAGCATGCAAAGGACAAGGCCGCATCCTGCCAGCCTGGGGAGCAGGGCCTTCTTGCGCGACGTCATGATGTTGCCTCCGTTGGGAAAAGGCCGGGGCGGCAACCGCCCCGGCTCTTCTGGGATCATCCGGCCTGGAATCATCCGGCCGGACCGGCTCACTTGGTGCTGGAGACCTTCACGTCGGCGAGCTTGAACACCCAGAAGGACCCGCCCTGGGTCACGCGGGTGGTCAGGTCGGCCAGATCGCCGCCCCACAGCGGCACCGCGCCGCCATAGCCGGTGGTGATGCCGACATATTGCACCCCGTCCTGCTCCCAGGTGACGGGAGACGAGATGATGCCGGAGCCGGTCTGGAAGCGCCAAAGCTCCTCGCCCGTCTTGGCGTTGAACGCCTTGACATAGCCGTCGCCGGTGCCGGTGAAGACCAGATTGCCGGCGGTCGCCAGCGTGCCGGACCACAGCGGAAGCTCTTCCTTGTGTTCCCACACGATCTTGCCGGTGGTCGGATCGAGCGCCCGCAGGATGCCGACATGATCGTCGAACATCTTGTGGATGCGGAACCCCATGCCGAGATAGGCCGCGCCGGGGTTGTAGCCGACATGCTCGGTCCAGTAATCCTCCTTCCAATGGTTGGCGGCGATGTAGAACAGCTTGGTGTCCTCGCTGTAGGACATCGGGTTCCAGTTCTTGCCGCCGAGGAAGGGCGGCGACACCTCGACCGGCTTGCCGCGCTTCTCGCCTTCGGCCGGCAGGGCCGGACGCTGGCCCTCGACCTCGATGGGGCGGCCGGTCTTCAGGTCGATGCCCTTGGCCCAGGTGATGCCGTCGACGAAGGGATAGGCGGCCAGCACGCTGTTCGGCTTGTTGGGCTCGCCGCCGGCCGTCGCCAGCTTCACGCGGTCGGTGACGTAGAAGAAGCCGTTGCGGTCGGCATGGGCGGTCGCCTTCACCGTCTTGCCGGAGGCGTCGGTGTAGTCGAACAGCACCAGCTCGTTGTTGCCGGAGAAGTCCCAGGTGTCGTTCGGCGTGTGCTGGTAGAAGCCCTTCAGTTCGCCGGTGGCCGGATCGACATAGGCCTGGCCGGAGGTATAGAGGCTGTCGCCGGGCCAGCGCGCCCAGCCGTTCCACGGCGCCGGGTTGCCGGTGCCGATGACGATGGTGTTGGTCTCCACGTCGAAGGTGGCGCTCTGCCAGGGCGCGCCGCCGCCATGGTTCCACGCCTCGACCAGCTTGCCCTCCTTGTCGCGCGGCCAGGACGGCGCCTTGTCGCTGCCGGTGGGGGTGCTGTCCTTGCCGTTCAGCCGGCCCATGTGCCCTTCGACCAGCGGGCGCATCCACACCTCGTCGCCGGTATCCGGATCGCGGGCGAACAGCCGCCCGACCACCCCGAACTCGTCGCCCGACGACCCGTGGATCAGCAGCACCTTGCCGCTCTTCTGGTCCTTCACGACGGTCGGCGCACCGGTCATCGTGTAGCCGACCTTGTGATCGGCGAACTTCTTCTTCCAGACGACCTTGCCGGTGTCCTTGTTCAGCGCGACGATTGAGGCGTCGAGCGTGCCGAAGAACACCTTGTCGCCATAGATCGCCGCGCCGCGGTTGACGACGTCGCAGCAGGGCCGGATGTCGTCGGGCAGGCGGTGGGAGTAGCTCCACAGCCGCTTGCCGGTCTTCGCGTCCAGCGCGAACATGCGGGAATAAGAGGCGGTGACGTAGATCACCCCCTCATGCACCAGCGCCTGGGTCTCCTGCCCGCGCTGCTTCTCGTCGCCGAAGGAGAAGGACCAGGCCGGAACCAGGCGCGACACGCTGTCGGTGTTGATCTGCTTCAGCGGGCTGAAACGCTTGCCCTCCACCCCCATGCCGTACATCAGCACATCGCCGGGGTTCTTCGCGTCGCTGGCGATGGCATCCCAGCTGACCTCCCCGGCCAGCGCGGGAACGGCCGCCGTCAGCAGCAGTCCGGCGACCGCCGCTGCAAGGCCGAGGCGGCGACGCAGCCGGGACCGGCCGGCGTTGGGCGCAGTGGTGGTGTTGGACGAAAGTGTCATGCGTTTCCCCCGTTGATTGGCCGTGAGACGGCGATGGTCGGCAATGGAGTGCGAGAGGCGCCCCGCAGGAGCGTGCTGGCAGCGGCACCGGGAAACCCTCACGCCGGCCGATTCCCGTCCGGCAACGGCGGGAGGCTGTGCCGCCCGGATGCGGAAGCGGCCGTACGTGACGGTGTCATGCCCGAAGGCGGCGCTTTGCCGGCAAGACGCTGTCGAAGGCTGTTCTGTGCATCCCGCCCGGCGCACAGGGCCATGTCCTGCCTGTCCCCATAGTCTTCCCGGCGGGCCAACCTTTCCATTCGACATTCCGGGGAAGATTTTCTTGCAGCCCGCCCGCGATGATTTCCCGGATGGAACGGGATTTTTTCCCGTGTCGCCCGACACCGTGCGGAGCCGTTCGCTGCCGATTGTCCGAAGGACGGATGGCAGACGGACAGATTGATGGACTAACATTCCGTCATTGGTCTTATGGCGGAGCGGGCGGCGGTGTCCCTGAAGATGCGCATCCTGGCCCTGATCGGCCTGTTCCTGCTGCTGATGACGGTGGCCGGCGGAGCGGTGATGGTCGTGAACGCCCGTGACGCGGTGCGGGCGGAGATGGCGTCGGCGCTCGAACTCGGCCGCGCGCTCGGCCTTGCGGCGACGGAGCGTGGACCGTTGGAAGGCGGTCCCGGCATGCTGAACGGGCTGGGGCTGCGTCATCTGCGCTTCGTCGAGGGCGACGATGTTGCGGGAGCGAGGGTGGAGAGCGGACGGACGCCGGACTGGTTCACCGCGTTGATCGCCGTGGAGCCGCAGGAACTGCGGCTGGCCGGCACCCTGCGCGTCGTGGCCGAGCCCTGGGACGAGATCGCCGAGGTCTGGGAGGACATGAGCGATCTCGCCGCCGCGGTTCTGGCTGTCGGCGTGCTGCTGCTGGCAGCGGCCTTCCTGGCGCTGGGGCGGGCACTGGCGCCGCTGTCGCGGCTGGAAGCCGGGGTGAGGCGGCTGCGCGAGGGCGACTACCGCTTCGCCTTCGACAGCGAGGGCGTTCCCGAGCTCCGCCGGCTGGGAACCGGCATCGCCGCGCTGGCCGACGGTCTGGCCGCGGCCGAGCGGGAGAACCGCCGCGTCGGCCAGCGCATCGTCGCGGCTCAGGACGCCGAACGGCGGGAGATCGCCCGCGACATCCATGACGAGCTTGGCGCCGCGCTGTTCGCGATCAAGGTCGATGCCGGGCGGCTCCTCCGGCTGGCCGAAGGTCGGGCCGATGGGGAAGAGGCGGCGGAGCGCGCACGCAAGATCCTCGACACGGCGGCGGAGGTCCACCAGCTCAGCCGCCGTATCCTGGTCCGCCTGCGCCCCGCCCTGCTCGACCAGTTGCCGTTGAGCGAGGCGCTGACCGAACTGGTCGGCGATTGGATGCGGCGCAAACCCGATGTCGCCTGGACGCTCTCCATCGAACCGCCGGGCGCCGCGGCGGAACTCGACGGCTGCGAGGAGGTGCTGCGCCTGACCCTCTACCGGCTGGTACAGGAATCGCTGGTCAACGCCCTGCGGCATGCCGTGCCATCGGCGGTGGCGGTCACCCTGCGGATCGGCGCGGACAGGGTGGAGGTCGCCGTCACGGACGACGGCCCCGGACTTGCTTTCGGCCCGCCGGGCGGCGACGATCCGCACAGGGCCGGCTTCGGCATTTCCGGCATGGCTGAGAGGGTCCAGGCCTTGGGCGGATGTCTGGCCATCGGACAGGCCGACGGGGGCGGCACCAGGGTGTCGGCCCGGCTGCCCCGGTCCTCGCAGATTTCGGCAACGGTCCGCCTGGAGCGCACGGCATGACCCGCACCATCCTTCTGGTCGACGACCATCCCATCGTGCGCGCCGGCTGCCAGCGGCTGCTTGCCGAAGCGGCGCTGGGGCGCGTGGTGGAGGCGGAGGACGTCGACAGCGCACTCGCCCTGTGGCGGACGGAGCGGCCGGACGTCGTCGTCCTCGACCTGAACATTCCCGGGGACGGCGGCGGCATGGCGGTGCTGCGCAGCATGCAGACGGACAATCCGGCGGTGCCCGTGCTGATCTTCAGCATGCATGAGGACCCGGCCATCGCCGCCCGCGCGCTGAAAGCCGGCGCCAAGGGCTATGTCACCAAGAATGACGCGCCCGACAGTCTGGCATCGGCGATCGGCACCGTGCTGGCCGGGCGCATCCATCTCGACAACGCGCTCGCCCGCGAACTGGCGCTCATGACCCTGACGGCGCCGGCCGATCCGCTGGCGCCGCTGACCCAGCGCGAGCGGGAGATCCTGGCGCTGGTCGGCCGCGGGATGACCACAGCGGCCATCGGCGAAACGCTGGGCATCAGCCAGAAGACGGTGGCCAACGCCTGCACCCAGATCAAGGACAAGCTGGGCGCCGACAGCACCCGCGCCCTGATCCGCATCGCCATCGCCCATGGGCTGGCCGGCTGAGCCTGCCGGACGCAGGCCTGGCCCTTCGATCCGGCGCGCCCTGGCCGGGGCGCGCTGGCCGGGGCGCCGACCCCGAGCCGGCATGCCCAGCCGATTGTCGTGACCTCGGATATTTTGCCGTCCGCCCTGAGGCTGACAGGTTCATGACAGGTTGGTCTGGTAAATAATCACCAACACGAATAACTTTCCGGGAGAAACGTCATGGCGGACCAGCCCGCGCGGCCACCGGCAGAAGACCGCATACCGGCATTCCATGGCGCCGCGCACGGCGCAGGTGCCGGCGGATCGATCCTGCTCCCGAACATGCCGTTTCCGGAGCAGCACCCCGGACAGCCCGGCAGCGGGGCGCCGCAGCCGTCTCTGCCGGCAGGTCAACAGGGTCGTCAACGATAAGTCCGATCAGGGACAGGATCAGTCGGGAGGGTTCATCATGAAATTCGGCATCTCCGCCAAGCTGTCCGTCGCAGCGGCCCTGGCCTTCGCCACGGTCGCCTTCACCGCGCCGGCGTCGGCCGAGCTGAAGTCGGTGGAGATCATCGCCCCGGCGAATCCCGGCGGCGGTTACGACCAGCATGCCCGCGCGATGCAGCAGGTGATGCAGAACCACAAGCTCGCCTCCGGCATCCAGGTGGTCAACATTCCCGGGGCCGGCGGCACCATCGGGCTCAGCCAGTTCGTCACGGCGAAGAAGCGCAATCCCGGCATGATGATCAGCGGCCTCGGCATGATCGGCGCCATCCTGATCAACAAGTCGCCGGTGACGCTGGATCAGGTGACGCCGCTGGGCCGCCTGACCGGCGAATATCAGCCGATCGTCGTCGCGGCCGATTCGCCGATCAAGACGCTCGACGACCTGATCCGGAAGTTCAAGGCCGATCCCGGCTCGGTGTCCTGGGGCGGCTTCGCCGTCGGCAGCCCCGACCACATCCTCTACGCCCTGATCGTCAAGGCGGCGGGCGGCGATGTCGGCAAGATGAACTACATCGCGGCCGGGGCCGGCGGCGAGATGATGGCGTCGATCCTCGGCGGCCACATCACGGTCGCCACCGGCGGCTACAACGAGATGGCCTCGCAGCTCCAGGCCGGAAAACTGCGGGCGCTCGCCATCTCCGCGCCGCAGCGCGTTCCCGGCATCGACATCCCGACCTTCAAGGAACAGGGTGTGGATGTGGAACTGGTGAACTGGCGCGCCGTGATGGCGCCGGCCACGCTGAAGGCGGACGAGCTGAAGGCGATGGACGAGGCCGTCGGCGCGATGGTCCGGACCGACGAATGGAAGCAGATCGCCAAGGAGCGCGGCTGGATCGACCTCTACCTGCCGGCCGACCGCTTCGCCGCCTTCCTCAAGGAGGAACGCAGCCGGATCGGGACGGTCCTGACCGACCTCGGCCTCGTCAAGTAACCGATCGGGCAAACCCGCCGATCATAGAGTCCCATCAACAAGAAACACCAGGAGGATCCCCATGGGCGCCCGTCACGCCACACTCTTCAAGGGCCTGTTCACCGCCGCCGCCCTGATCGCCGGCACCGTCACCGCAACCCCCTCGCTCGCCGAGCTGAAGGGGCTGGAGATCATCGCCCCCGCCAGCCCCGGCGGCGGCTGGGACCAGCATGCACGCGCGCTGCAGCAGGTTCTGCAGAACCAGAAGCTGGCCTCCGGCGTCCAGGTCGCCAATATCCCCGGCGCTGGCGGCACCATCGGGCTCGCCCAGTTCGTCACGGCCAAGAAGCGCAATCCCGCCATCCTGGTCGGCGGCCAGATCATGCTTGGGGCAATCGTCACCAACAAGTCCGCGGTCACGCTGGACCAGG encodes the following:
- a CDS encoding pentapeptide repeat-containing protein produces the protein MTSRKKALLPRLAGCGLVLCMLAPAASAISAEVESAALENAADDPSARPVGGGEEERATSVNGCTLGPRIACPNLDLRHRNLRGLALAGADLHGANLMRADLRNADLRGANLSGAILDGADLRTAFLQGARLSGARLRGANLEFARATGADFTGTDLTAANLEAIRADKINLAGASLEGANLQEAKLSLSNLSGANLEGAKIRFAIFQDALMTGCKSCPSDW
- a CDS encoding putative quinol monooxygenase, with the protein product MTVPPSDQVQLVAYLVAKPGQEQALADAIAAIVPTVLTEPGCLAYSAHVSRERPGTIVMYEVWKDQAALDAHAAGAAFTGLAARFDTLLGEPLRIDLLRRIA
- a CDS encoding Bug family tripartite tricarboxylate transporter substrate binding protein, whose product is MKFGISAKLSVAAALAFATVAFTAPASAELKSVEIIAPANPGGGYDQHARAMQQVMQNHKLASGIQVVNIPGAGGTIGLSQFVTAKKRNPGMMISGLGMIGAILINKSPVTLDQVTPLGRLTGEYQPIVVAADSPIKTLDDLIRKFKADPGSVSWGGFAVGSPDHILYALIVKAAGGDVGKMNYIAAGAGGEMMASILGGHITVATGGYNEMASQLQAGKLRALAISAPQRVPGIDIPTFKEQGVDVELVNWRAVMAPATLKADELKAMDEAVGAMVRTDEWKQIAKERGWIDLYLPADRFAAFLKEERSRIGTVLTDLGLVK
- a CDS encoding histidine kinase; protein product: MSLKMRILALIGLFLLLMTVAGGAVMVVNARDAVRAEMASALELGRALGLAATERGPLEGGPGMLNGLGLRHLRFVEGDDVAGARVESGRTPDWFTALIAVEPQELRLAGTLRVVAEPWDEIAEVWEDMSDLAAAVLAVGVLLLAAAFLALGRALAPLSRLEAGVRRLREGDYRFAFDSEGVPELRRLGTGIAALADGLAAAERENRRVGQRIVAAQDAERREIARDIHDELGAALFAIKVDAGRLLRLAEGRADGEEAAERARKILDTAAEVHQLSRRILVRLRPALLDQLPLSEALTELVGDWMRRKPDVAWTLSIEPPGAAAELDGCEEVLRLTLYRLVQESLVNALRHAVPSAVAVTLRIGADRVEVAVTDDGPGLAFGPPGGDDPHRAGFGISGMAERVQALGGCLAIGQADGGGTRVSARLPRSSQISATVRLERTA
- a CDS encoding response regulator transcription factor, translated to MTRTILLVDDHPIVRAGCQRLLAEAALGRVVEAEDVDSALALWRTERPDVVVLDLNIPGDGGGMAVLRSMQTDNPAVPVLIFSMHEDPAIAARALKAGAKGYVTKNDAPDSLASAIGTVLAGRIHLDNALARELALMTLTAPADPLAPLTQREREILALVGRGMTTAAIGETLGISQKTVANACTQIKDKLGADSTRALIRIAIAHGLAG
- a CDS encoding methanol/ethanol family PQQ-dependent dehydrogenase — encoded protein: MTLSSNTTTAPNAGRSRLRRRLGLAAAVAGLLLTAAVPALAGEVSWDAIASDAKNPGDVLMYGMGVEGKRFSPLKQINTDSVSRLVPAWSFSFGDEKQRGQETQALVHEGVIYVTASYSRMFALDAKTGKRLWSYSHRLPDDIRPCCDVVNRGAAIYGDKVFFGTLDASIVALNKDTGKVVWKKKFADHKVGYTMTGAPTVVKDQKSGKVLLIHGSSGDEFGVVGRLFARDPDTGDEVWMRPLVEGHMGRLNGKDSTPTGSDKAPSWPRDKEGKLVEAWNHGGGAPWQSATFDVETNTIVIGTGNPAPWNGWARWPGDSLYTSGQAYVDPATGELKGFYQHTPNDTWDFSGNNELVLFDYTDASGKTVKATAHADRNGFFYVTDRVKLATAGGEPNKPNSVLAAYPFVDGITWAKGIDLKTGRPIEVEGQRPALPAEGEKRGKPVEVSPPFLGGKNWNPMSYSEDTKLFYIAANHWKEDYWTEHVGYNPGAAYLGMGFRIHKMFDDHVGILRALDPTTGKIVWEHKEELPLWSGTLATAGNLVFTGTGDGYVKAFNAKTGEELWRFQTGSGIISSPVTWEQDGVQYVGITTGYGGAVPLWGGDLADLTTRVTQGGSFWVFKLADVKVSSTK